One uncultured Carboxylicivirga sp. genomic window, ACGTACATCTTTATGTACAACTTGTGAGGAAACAACATACAAATATAATTATAGTTAATAGTTCGAAAAGTATGGTGGATGCTATTGTAGATTTCATTGAAAGCAATAGCGAATATGTAATATTAGGTAACGCCCCAGACTGTAAAATGCTGTTAAAATTACCAGAGCTTAACGAAGCTGATTTGGTACTAATCGATATTGATATTCTTGATGATGACAGTAAAGAATCAGTTAGTATGCTTAAAACAATAAGACCTGATTTGAAGCTTATTGCAATTAGCATGTACAGTGAAAAGGTTTATTGGCAGGATTTTTATGAAGCAGGATTTTCTGCGGTAGTGCATAAGTATATGATTACAGAGGAATTACTGAATGCTATTAATAGATTGATTAGTAAGTAAATGAATGTTATACGGTATTGATATAAAAGGTGCCATAAAACTAAATTTAATGATAAATAATAGATTGAGGGAATAATTGAGTAGGCTAGATTAACAACGCAATTCTGAAGTGGAATATGTTACCCAGTAAATAGCATCATAAGCTGAAGGAATAGGTATAGTTTGAAGTAAAATTGAATAGGCAAGGGGGTTTAAAAGAAGCCATTTCCTTTTTAAGCTAAAGAATACGTAGTATCGGGTAACTTTTTATAGGGGGAGTCGTGAGGTCTTGTAACGCAAAGTTACAGGGCCTCGCTTCATTTATGACGATCTGTTAATTACTTGGTTGGCTAATTTATTTGATCTTTTGACCAGAATCTTCTATCTCATTTTATACTTTGATGGTAGCTTAGTTGTAAGTAATAAACCCTAATCCAATAATTATGAAAATCAACCTTTGCCTATTAATTTCTATATTGTTAAGTCAACTTGTGAATGGTCAGAATCCAGTTAATTCAAGTTACTTATTTGATGTGTTTATCGATGCCACCATTTTAATGAAAGATGGTACTACAGCTAAAGCCAAATTAAATTATAATACGCTGGATGAACAGATGGTTTTTTTGCAGGATGATAAAGAATTGGCAATAGCAGAACCGTCAAAAGTAAAAAGTATAAAGATTCATCAATTTACCTTTGTATATGGTTTTGCTGAGGCCTTCTTAGAAGTGTTATCAATTGGTGATAATCAGGTTTTTCTTCGTCATAAAACAAAATTGCAGAATGGAGGATTGGCTACCGGGTATGGTACTTACAGTGAATCAAGTTCAGCTCAAAGTTATACTTCAGTTCAAGGTGCCGGAGGCAGAGCACCTCAAATTGATGTAGATCAATCTAACAGAATGATGGAAGAGGATGTCTTATATGTTTTTAACGATGGTGAATTCTATCCGGTATTGACGAAGAAACGGTTAATGAAAGTGTTTCCGGATATGAAAAATGATATCGAGAATTTTGTAAAAAATCACAATATAGATTTTAAAAAAGTTGGAGACGTATATAAAATAATGGTTTTTTGTTATTCTCAGAAAAAATAGAGTGGTTTGATTCAATAGGTTAATTGTGAATTTGTTTTAGTGGTTAGGCTGTCTGCAAGATTGTAGGCAGCCTTTTCGTTTTTTCATTGAAAAAGGAAAACAAAGTTGAATTTTATTACCTTACAGAATATTCAGGAAATACTTTTTGTAATGACACTTTTATTTGTTTACGGTACACTTTTGTATAAGGTAGATAGCCGAATGGCTAATTTTTTAAAGGATAATGGACGAAATATTGGTAGTGCATTTATAAATGGAAGATTATATGAAATAGATGGATACCCTGGAGTTGTGGTTTCGGATAAGTCTGGTGAGAAGGTAATCGGGAATGTATTTGAAATAGAAGATGATGAAACGGTTTTTACAGAACTGGATAAATATGAAGAAGTTGGACCTGCCTTTGCACAACCAAATGAATATAAGAGAGAAAAACTGGAAGCATTTTTGAGTGATGGACAAAAAGTAAATTGTTGGGTGTATACTTACAATCATCCGGTTGATAAGTTAAGGCAAATTGAATCAGGAGATTATTGGTCGTATGTAAATAAATCAAATTAAATGGTCAAAATAATTCTTGGAATATTATTTATGGGTGGTTTGTTTGCGAATGGTTTTAAAGCTGATCAGAAAAAATTTAAAAGAGTGGCTGATGCCTATCTAGAAAAGGAAGCAGGGGTAAAAACTCTTTTAACCCAATATGGTCTTAATATAGATAAACTTGAAGTGTATCTGCGAGCTTTCAAAACTGAAAAGGAACTGGAACTGTGGGCCAGAGACAAGGATGATCAAACTTTTCAATTGATTAAAACATATAAGATATGTGCAACAAGTGGAAAATTAGGCCCCAAAAGAAAACAAGGTGATTTACAGATCCCCGAAGGCTTCTATCATATCAATGTATTTAACCCGCAAAGTAATTTTCATTTATCAATGCGACTCAATTATCCCAATGCTTCTGATAAAATCCTAAGTGATCAAAAATATCCGGGTAACGATATTTATATACATGGAGATTGTGTTACCATTGGTTGTTTACCCATTACAGATGATCAGATAAAAGAGCTTTATTTAATTTGTGTCGAAGCAAGGCAGAATGGCCAGGAGACTATTCCGGTGACGATTTTTCCGGCCCGGTTAACTAATGAACGATTTACAGAATTCAAAGTGAAATATCAGTCTAACCTTGATGCATTAAATTTATGGACTGACTTGAAAAATGGTTATGAATTGTTCAATCAAAACAAACAATTGTTCTCTGTCAAGTTTTTACCTGATGGACGACATGAAGTTAAGTAGTTAAATGTTGCCACTAAATGAATTAATATCAAATTTTCTTTTCTCCAATGGAGCTCAATTGGTACGTTTTGTAGATGTGTCTCATCTTAATAAAAGGCAAACACAGGGGTATAAATCAGCGGTATTAATTCTTATCCCATTATCGCCAGTCTACGTTCAAGAAGTATCTTCCAATCCCGATTATGTGAAAGATATGTTGCGAACCAAACAAATGAATCAGGATCGATTTCATCTTACAGAAAAAAGCGTTGATAACCTGGCTGATATTCTGGCAACCTATTTAATGGATCTTGGGTATGAGGCTTATTCTCAGTCAGAAAAAAATCTTGAAGAAAGCCAACGTTATAATTTACAGGAGTTACGAACACCATTACCTCATAAAACCATTGCTCTGCTTGCTGGTTTAGGATGGATTGGTAAGCATAATCTACTGGTTCATCCGGAATATGGAAGTGCTCTTTGTATGTGTTCTGTTTTGACCAATGCAGCCCTGGAAACAGAGAAGCATGAAATAATCTTCAGTAAATGCGGACAATGCAATGAGTGTGTAAAAGTATGCGTTCCTAAAGCTTTAAAAGGTATCATCTGGAATCAGCAACTGGATCGAAATGACTTGTTGAATTTTGAAAATTGTACTACATGTCTGCAATGTATGATGGCTTGTCCATGGACTCAGAAATTTGCTTCAACTCATACCCTGTAAGTATGAGAGATGTTTGCTTATCTTTGCGGGATGAAAGCAATGGAAGATCAAATTAAGAACTATATAAATGCATTGGGAATAAGTGAATTAAAACCAATGCAACAAGAGATGCTCACAACCGCAGCAACGGGTAAAGATGTCATTTTACTTTCGCCAACAGGTTCGGGAAAAACGCTGGCCTTTTTATTACCCTTACTTTTAAAATTGAAACCTGAAAAGGAAGGTGTTCAATTAATGATTTTAGCCCCTTCGCGAGAGTTGGCTATTCAGATAGAGCAGGTTTTTAGAGAGTTGAAGACAGGATTAAAGGTGCTGTGTAGCTATGGCGGACACTCCATTCAAACGGAACGAAACAGCTTTTTGCATCCACCCACTGTATTAATAGGCACTCCAGGTAGAATAGCTGATCATGTTCGTCGTGAACGCTTCTCATTTGATCATCTGAAATATTTGGTACTCGATGAGTTTGATAAATCACTTGAATTGGGATTTCAGGCTGAGATGAAAGAAATCATCCTTCAATTGAAGGCACTTAAACAGCGAGTGCTGACTTCAGCTACCAATTTAAAGGATATTCCTGTTTTTGTTGGAATCAATAAAGCTCAAACACTTAGTTATATAAGTGAAGAAGAAAAGCCTGTTAGCTTGACCTTGAAAGGGGTTCGATCTGAAGGTAGAGATAAACTGGATGCTTTTTTTAAACTGGTTTGTCATTTGGGTAACGAGCCAATGCTTGTTTTTGTAAATCATCGCGAAGCGGCAGATCGAATCAGTAATCACCTGCATGACATGGGCCTGAGACATGATGTCTTTCATGGTGGGATGAAGCAGGAAGACAGAGAACGCGCATTAATCAAATTCAGGAATGGAAGTCATCATTTATTGATTACAACCGATTTGGCATCGCGTGGTTTGGATATTCCTGAAATTAAATATGTAATTCATTATCATTTACCAGGTAAAGAAGATGCCTATATACATCGAAACGGAAGAACTGCCCGAATGAATGCAGAAGGAACTGTATACTTATTACTGGCAGAAGAAGAACCTTTGCCTGAATATATTAAAACAGAATTGCAGTTCGAAGAGGTAAATTCGTATACCGAATTGCCCGAATTACCCGACTGGACAACTCTTTACATTGGTAGTGGGAAAAAAGACAAAGTCAATAAAATTGACATTGTTGGTTTGTTTTTTAAGAAAGGCAGGTTACAGAAGGATGAATTGGGGCGAATTGATGTATTGGATCATTCGGCATTTGTAGCTGTCAAAAGTGGCAAAGTAAAAAAACTACTTCAAAATCTTAAGAACGAGAAAATAAAAGGGAAGAAGCTGAGGATGGAAGTATCCAAGTAAATCTTCTATCGGAAAGTAAATCGAAAAAACAGCTGTGGTTCTTCAAGCACAGCTGTTTTTTTTATAATGATTGATTTTTAATTCTCTAACTCTTCAATTAAGGCCAAAGCATTATCTCTTATGGGTTTTTGACGATTGTGCCAGATAATGATGCCTGCAACAACACCAATCATAATTGCAGAGACAAAGATGATTTGAAACAATACAATGTCGTTTATTACCTCCTTAGTAATTGGCATCTCTACTTTTCTGAGTGATGAAGCTATATCAATAAGCAGTGCTGCACCAATTGCTATTATTAATCTTGGTTGAAATAATTTGTATCGTTTTACAGCCTTTTGTAACATTAAAATGGTGGGTAATGAATAATCAACCTGACTATAATCTTTATTTGCTTTCCGAAATAAAAGGGCAAATATAAGCCAGGCTAGAACATAACATGTTCCACTGATTATGTCGGTTGAACCCATTGGATCAGATTCATTAAAAAAATATTCAAAAATGTATACTAAAGCATACAAGATACCGAATACAAAATAGAAGATCTTAAATCTTTTGGTCAGGTTTTTATTTCGCATATCTTCTTTTTTTAAACGAGAGGTTAGTTCGTTTAAGTTTACTTCTGCGTTTGTAGTTTGATTATTCATGGCCATCTGGTTTTAATTTGGTTTTCAATTGTTCTTTAATACGATGAATCTTCACCTTTACATTGGGCTCAGTAATGCCTATAATATCAGCAATCTCACGCATCGTTAATCCTTCAAGAAGAAGAGTTATGAGAGATTTGTCAATTACCGATAACTGATTTAGCTCTGTTTGCAACTGGTTCAGTTTTCTTTCGAGCGTTACTTTGTTTTCCGTTTCATCTTCATCAAGCAGGTTGTGGATGTTAGATGTGTCGGTTTTAACAATCAGTTTCATTTGCCTGAAGCTTTTACCGGTGAAGCTTAAGGAAGTATTCACAGCAATTCGGTAAATCCATGTACTGATGGCAGCATCGCCTCTGAAAGAATGTAAACTGTTCCAAATGTTGATGAGTATCTCCTGATACATATCTTTTTGTTCATCCGGATCGGAATTATAATAGCTGCAAATGCGCATTATTTTATTTCCGTGGTCAGATACCAGTTCATTAAACTGTTGTTCTTTGTTTTTCATTCTTTAATTAGGTTTTGCTATTTAGATGGCCTAACA contains:
- a CDS encoding response regulator codes for the protein MVDAIVDFIESNSEYVILGNAPDCKMLLKLPELNEADLVLIDIDILDDDSKESVSMLKTIRPDLKLIAISMYSEKVYWQDFYEAGFSAVVHKYMITEELLNAINRLISK
- a CDS encoding gamma-glutamylcyclotransferase family protein, which produces MTLLFVYGTLLYKVDSRMANFLKDNGRNIGSAFINGRLYEIDGYPGVVVSDKSGEKVIGNVFEIEDDETVFTELDKYEEVGPAFAQPNEYKREKLEAFLSDGQKVNCWVYTYNHPVDKLRQIESGDYWSYVNKSN
- a CDS encoding L,D-transpeptidase family protein; the encoded protein is MVKIILGILFMGGLFANGFKADQKKFKRVADAYLEKEAGVKTLLTQYGLNIDKLEVYLRAFKTEKELELWARDKDDQTFQLIKTYKICATSGKLGPKRKQGDLQIPEGFYHINVFNPQSNFHLSMRLNYPNASDKILSDQKYPGNDIYIHGDCVTIGCLPITDDQIKELYLICVEARQNGQETIPVTIFPARLTNERFTEFKVKYQSNLDALNLWTDLKNGYELFNQNKQLFSVKFLPDGRHEVK
- a CDS encoding DEAD/DEAH box helicase; translation: MKAMEDQIKNYINALGISELKPMQQEMLTTAATGKDVILLSPTGSGKTLAFLLPLLLKLKPEKEGVQLMILAPSRELAIQIEQVFRELKTGLKVLCSYGGHSIQTERNSFLHPPTVLIGTPGRIADHVRRERFSFDHLKYLVLDEFDKSLELGFQAEMKEIILQLKALKQRVLTSATNLKDIPVFVGINKAQTLSYISEEEKPVSLTLKGVRSEGRDKLDAFFKLVCHLGNEPMLVFVNHREAADRISNHLHDMGLRHDVFHGGMKQEDRERALIKFRNGSHHLLITTDLASRGLDIPEIKYVIHYHLPGKEDAYIHRNGRTARMNAEGTVYLLLAEEEPLPEYIKTELQFEEVNSYTELPELPDWTTLYIGSGKKDKVNKIDIVGLFFKKGRLQKDELGRIDVLDHSAFVAVKSGKVKKLLQNLKNEKIKGKKLRMEVSK
- a CDS encoding RNA polymerase sigma factor encodes the protein MKNKEQQFNELVSDHGNKIMRICSYYNSDPDEQKDMYQEILINIWNSLHSFRGDAAISTWIYRIAVNTSLSFTGKSFRQMKLIVKTDTSNIHNLLDEDETENKVTLERKLNQLQTELNQLSVIDKSLITLLLEGLTMREIADIIGITEPNVKVKIHRIKEQLKTKLKPDGHE